Genomic DNA from Pseudomonas fitomaticsae:
GCACCGCGATGCTGGCGATGAAGATGATCAGGGCGATGTCCCACGCGCCGTGTTCCCAGAACTCCAGCACGCCGCTCATGATGGTGCTGTCGGCGCCGCTGCCGAGCAGGGTGGTGTTCATCACCGGCAGCAGATTGGCCGGCACGTAAAACGCCAGCGCGGCGAACATGTAGGCCCAGGTGCGGGTCAGCGAGTTGGTCTTGCGCCGGTGCAGCGGCGCGTCGCAGCGCGGGCATTGGTGCGGTTCGCCGGTCATGTCGCAGGCCAGCCCGCAGCTGTGGCACAGGCAGAGGTTGAGTTCGGTTGCCGTCGGTGGCCGTTTCATAGGATGTCCCACAGTTCGCGCACGTCGCGCCCGGCGATGCGGATCAGCAACAGGCTGAGCACGGCCAGCGCAAACAGGCCGATACCGGGAATGACGTCGAGCATGCCCGCCAGTTTGAACACCGCCACCATCGCGCCGAGCAAACACACCTCGAGCATGCTCCACGGCCGCAACGTTTCCAGCCAGCGCATGCACAGCTTGAACCCCGGACAACGGCGCGAGGCGAGGGCGAAGCTCAGGACCCAGATCAACAAAACCAACTGGAAAGCCGGGGCGATGATGATCGAGATCGCCGCGACCATCGCCATGAAGGTGATCGGCCCCTGACTCAGGGCCAGCACTGAATCCCACAGGGTCGCGCTGTTTTTCAGGCCCTTCATGCTGATGCTCATCACCGGGTAGAAATTGGCGAACAGCCACAGCATCGCCGCCGTGAAACTCAGCGCCAGGCGTTGCTCCACGCTCAGGCCGTTGTAGCGCTGGAGCACGCCGCCGCAACGCACGCAGAGGGTCTTCTGGTGTTTGGCCAGCGTGACTTTTTCGTACACGCAGTCGCAATGCTCGCAGATGATCAGTTGATCGGTGCTGGCCATGGGGCGCTCGACGGGAGAAGGGCTTGAACCCCTTCACTATAGAAGCGCTGGGGCATTCGGCAACCGGGGCGCCATTCGTCCAATGCCGGGCACTAACCATCACGCACTCGTTTCACACGTTCAGGTACGAATATCCCGCAGCAGAACGGAGAACCCCCATGGACATTGATGAAAATGCACCCGGCAACCGGTCACAGCAGGCCGTGACGCGCACAACCGACAACGAAACCGGCCACGATCCGCGCAAAGACGAGTCACCAGTCCCCTTGTCGTCGGACGATGAAGCGCCGGTCGAGCAGGACATGAGCGACGTGGCAGCCAACAATTCGGTGTCGGCTGAACATCCGCAGGATGGCAGCAGCCTCGCAGATAATGGCGCGGGCCCGCAGAGCCCCGACAAGGATGATGAAGACAGAGAAGCGCGCGGCCTGCCGGCGAGCGATCCGGAGTCGGGCGCCTGACTGCGCGACGGCCCATTCAAGTGCGTTTAGCGCAGCTGGTCGTGTCAGAGCACCGGTTGCGTGGCTTCTTCTGCCGCGATAGCCGCCCGTACGCTGGGGCGCTCAGCGATGCGCGTCATGTAGTTCGCCAGCGCTGGCCAGTCGTCGATGGCGATACTGAACGTCGGCAACCACTTCAGCACCGTGAACAGATAGGCATCCGCTACGCCGAACGCCTGCATCAGAAAGGGCTGGTTCGCGAGGATGCGGTTCAGGTAATCGAGTCGCTTGAACAGTTTGTGCTTGAAGATCGTCTTGGTGGTTTCCGGGATTTCGCTGCTGAACAATGGCGCGCTGCCGCCATGAATTTCCGAACTGATGAAATTCAGGTACTCCTGCAAGCGCGAGCGTTCCCAGGTGCCATTGGCCGGGGCCATCGAATGACCGGGTACGAGGTCGGCGAGGTACTGCAGAATCGCCGGGCCTTCAGTCAGTACTTCACCGTTGTCCAGCATCAGCGCGGCCACGTAGCCCTTCGGATTGATCTGGCGGAAGTCTCGGCCATCGGCGGTTTGCTTGGTCTGGTTGTTGACCCGGATAAGCTCGAACGGCAGCTCCAGCTCGCGCAACACGATGTGTGGCGACAGCGAACAGGTCATGGGGGCGAAGTACAGTTTCATGGGATCTCCTTGCAGGTAGAGCCTCAGAATCCGCTATCGCCACGGCGCTTCGCAAAGGACAAATCCAGTGCTAGCGTATGACAAAATCTCATGGGCTGAAGAGGTCATATGCTCCCCCGACTGCCATCGCTCAATGGATTGCGATCCTTCGAATGTGCGGCCCGGCACCTGAGCTTCACCCGCGCTGCCGAAGAGCTGAACGTCACGCAAACCGCGATCAGCCATCAGATCCGTCGCCTCGAGGATGAACTCGGCGTGCGTCTGTTCATGCGTTTGAAGGACGGTTTGGCTTTGACCAAGGAGGGCAACGCGTACTTGCCCGGCATTCGTTCGGCGTTTCTTGAATTGCGCTACTCGACTGAAAAGCTGCTGGAGTCGAGCAACAACAGCGTCCTGACCATCAGCACTCTTGTGTCGGTGGCGTCCAAATGGCTATTACCGCGCCTGCCGTCGTTTCGCGAGGCGCATCCGCAGATTGATGTGCGGATCAGCGCCTCCACCGAGCTGGTGGATTTTCGCAAGGGCGGCATCGATGCGGCGATCCGCTATGGCGACGGGAATTGGCCGGGGTTGCGCGCCGACTGGTTGATGTCCGACGAAATCTTTCCCGTGTGCAGCCCGCGATTGCTGACCGGCGACAAGCCTTTGAAGACGCCGGCGGATCTGGCTCATCACCCGTTGCTGCAAGTCAGCGGCCTTACCGCCAATGACTGGAACGACTGGCTGCACGCGGCAGGCCAGCCACCGCTCAAGGCCAAAGGCTCGCGTCTGACATTCGATCTGGCGATGATGGCGGTGCAGAGCGCGATAGACGGGCAGGGCGTGTGCATCGGTCGCTCGACCTATGTCGATGACGACTTGCGGGCGGGCAGGCTGGTGGCGCCGTTTGATTTGCGCTTGAAATCCGATTCCGGCTTCTACCTCGTCACGCCCCACGATC
This window encodes:
- a CDS encoding paraquat-inducible protein A, whose amino-acid sequence is MASTDQLIICEHCDCVYEKVTLAKHQKTLCVRCGGVLQRYNGLSVEQRLALSFTAAMLWLFANFYPVMSISMKGLKNSATLWDSVLALSQGPITFMAMVAAISIIIAPAFQLVLLIWVLSFALASRRCPGFKLCMRWLETLRPWSMLEVCLLGAMVAVFKLAGMLDVIPGIGLFALAVLSLLLIRIAGRDVRELWDIL
- the gstA gene encoding glutathione transferase GstA, with the protein product MKLYFAPMTCSLSPHIVLRELELPFELIRVNNQTKQTADGRDFRQINPKGYVAALMLDNGEVLTEGPAILQYLADLVPGHSMAPANGTWERSRLQEYLNFISSEIHGGSAPLFSSEIPETTKTIFKHKLFKRLDYLNRILANQPFLMQAFGVADAYLFTVLKWLPTFSIAIDDWPALANYMTRIAERPSVRAAIAAEEATQPVL
- a CDS encoding transcriptional regulator GcvA encodes the protein MLPRLPSLNGLRSFECAARHLSFTRAAEELNVTQTAISHQIRRLEDELGVRLFMRLKDGLALTKEGNAYLPGIRSAFLELRYSTEKLLESSNNSVLTISTLVSVASKWLLPRLPSFREAHPQIDVRISASTELVDFRKGGIDAAIRYGDGNWPGLRADWLMSDEIFPVCSPRLLTGDKPLKTPADLAHHPLLQVSGLTANDWNDWLHAAGQPPLKAKGSRLTFDLAMMAVQSAIDGQGVCIGRSTYVDDDLRAGRLVAPFDLRLKSDSGFYLVTPHDQAESKKIVAFRGWLSQVLAQPFV